A single window of Vanessa tameamea isolate UH-Manoa-2023 chromosome 5, ilVanTame1 primary haplotype, whole genome shotgun sequence DNA harbors:
- the LOC113392626 gene encoding zinc finger protein 91-like, which produces MADDIDIEEHDVMENPMIKQIFPDLSILKKEILDYDDDIHHELNSIYESENQLYRNINRNKLVTGKFTNTRRTKPKKDILPKKIKMQLISEVRIHLKNIRSELLRSKKFCKICLILFSKTDGLSNHQLLCHNATDDGKDTSHKQYNVKSNIDKQIECPVYMNTDYLSQHDKHTNFIRNMNDTELEKPNKINEVDIMVKPNDPKDKSNDSNLAKSCFHCSDVFSSRQSLIDHLYEILNNKNNKLQNSQHTNERDFIQKNYEILQSAKDQQKIYKGPAEEDDIQTSNLYCCPICSYYFNVKKFYVGHLLIKHKLSKKVQIKSVDFSSKCKFCNLNYSDVLSYNTHLRKNHRNEMIKKHNNELFQKSSNTRKLNSTSEINMQIINNNSQDKLLLKGINEVRILASKVIIFKCVKCEIHFITFDSATNHSERVLSINWKCLKCQNTFKRNDKNLHKKQHTYSNYFSVIEVNGDGQDKMHQCHKSDENIKKENFSNQLPGCESQSSIQLRKYIMHYYFCSACKSYIPTHGNVEIHRKSNCVNIKTYVCEFCGLMFSGRLLTVHRMLHQRYNSKLQDFTFYNLSSKQILPIKPSFPKCITCEIHFIFKHEVESHVCEKSVYSTCPDCKMKFSDSACTLHEQFHRYELKETDINLVLTLPDVMEDTSPKYNCSDKIQYLYTCKNCDVSMNVYDEVIEHCHSHANLNKIDLKLDEVKCKICNVTFVRSSFKEHQKLHLIFTKHQLKYLSFDVLHFNSNNDEWLGHLFGSFDRNTINKIIDNSIYKYEHRVRMEIIQNGSNALPLFKCDKCKCYVNSSSIYKHIENCSIDSDKFYCKTCNISLANIISKIEHEKHHTDFRINLSLCRIVTFNREEDKVFNKNISRIKYYVLYQCRYCHEVLEGKHYFLSHKCYCHKCKNCNICGLLINERDYVRHLFKHKVLNSFNRKVMKVVLIGNYILNKNETRTNSLISKFTGMVCDYTFYKCVNCDVCVRDQRSTVRHYCLIDAAKSKCPRCGLSFDEGKFKGHLKLHDTDPDFTKDTILIKEFGSNKSTIEENCVFENVKTESKDFLVNEIVVPNSDVERANERNDLIPSSEIIVKIYKCYCGLHFINQIDVSEHIKKCSGLIKSKQSKQDCFKCGLTFTQSVLFKHLLEHHGGKKKTFQYEIIVCSNNFPPLF; this is translated from the coding sequence ATATTCATCAtgaattaaattctatttacgAATCTGAAAATCAATTGtacagaaatataaatagaaataaactagTCACAGGTAAATTTACGAACACAAGAAGAACTAAAccaaaaaaagatattttacctaaaaaaataaaaatgcaattaatatCAGAAGTTAgaattcatttgaaaaatattaggTCTGAACTATTAAGAAGTAAAAAATTCTGCAAAATATGCCTAATACTTTTTTCTAAAACAGATGGCCTCAGTAATCATCAATTGCTTTGTCATAATGCAACAGATGATGGAAAAGATACATCTCATAagcaatataatgtaaaaagtaaCATTGATAAACAAATAGAATGTCCAGTGTACATGAACACAGATTATTTAAGCCAACATGATAAACAcactaattttataagaaacatGAATGACACTGAACTTGAAAAACCTAATAAGATTAACGAAGTTGATATAATGGTTAAACCGAATGACCCTAAAGATAAAAGTAATGATAGCAATTTAGCGAAATCATGTTTTCATTGTAGTGACGTATTTTCATCTCGGCAATCCTTAATAGATCacttgtatgaaatattaaataacaagaacaataaattacaaaactcACAGCATACAAATGAAAGAGATTTTATTcagaaaaattatgaaattttacaaaGTGCTAAAGATCAgcagaaaatatataaaggtcCAGCTGAAGAAGACGATATACAAACgagtaatttatattgttgtcCAATCTGctcatattatttcaatgtaaaaaaGTTCTACGTGGGACATTTATtgattaaacataaactgagtaaaaaagttcaaataaaATCCGTCGATTTCAGttcgaaatgtaaattttgtaaCTTAAACTATAGTGATGTTCTATCATATAACACCCATTTACGTAAAAATCATAgaaatgaaatgataaaaaaacataacaatgaattatttcAGAAATCATCAAATACTAGAAAACTAAATAGTACGAGTGAAATTAACATGCagatcattaataataattcacaagATAAGTTACTTTTGAAAGGAATAAATGAAGTTCGTATATTGGCttcaaaagtaattatttttaaatgcgttAAGTGTgagatacattttataacatttgacTCTGCTACAAACCATTCTGAGCGCGTACTATCTATTAACTGGAAATgcttaaaatgtcaaaatacttttaaacgaAATGACAAAAATCTCCATAAGAAACAACACACATATTCTAATTACTTCAGTGTTATCGAAGTAAATGGTGACGGTCAAGATAAAATGCATCAATGTCACAAAAGTGACGAGAATATTAAGAAAGAAAACTTTTCTAATCAGTTGCCTGGTTGTGAATCTCAATCCTCAATTCAATTAAGGAAATATATCATGCATTATTACTTTTGCTCTGCTTGTAAATCTTACATACCAACACACGGCAATGTGGAAATTCATCGTAAATcgaattgtgtaaatattaaaacttacgtTTGCGAGTTCTGTGGGCTTATGTTTAGTGGAAGACTTTTAACTGTACATAGAATGTTACACCAAAGATATAATTCGAAACTGCaagattttacattttacaatttaagtTCGAAACAAATATTACCTATAAAACCTAGTTTTCCCAAATGCATAACCTGTGAAAtccatttcatttttaaacatgAAGTTGAGAGTCACGTATGCGAAAAGAGCGTTTATTCTACATGCCCAgattgtaaaatgaaattctCTGATTCAGCTTGCACATTACATGAACAGTTTCATCGTTACGAATTAAAAGAAACTGATATTAATTTAGTCCTTACGTTACCCGACGTAATGGAAGATACCAGtccaaaatataattgtagCGATAAAATTCAATACCTTTATACATGTAAAAATTGCGACGTATCTATGAATGTCTATGATGAAGTTATAGAACATTGTCATTCACATgctaatcttaataaaatagatttaaaactaGATGaggttaaatgtaaaatatgtaatgtcaCTTTTGTTAGGTCGAGCTTTAAAGAACATcaaaagttacatttaatttttacaaagcATCAGCTCAAGTATTTGTCATTTGATGTATTACATTTCAATTCCAATAATGATGAGTGGCTTGGACATTTGTTTGGTTCGTTTGatagaaatacaataaataaaattattgacaattctatatacaaatatgagcATCGAGTAAGAATGGAGATTATACAAAATGGTTCAAACGCATTACCATTGTTCAAATGTGACAAATGTAAGTGTTATGTAAATAGTAGTTCTATTTACAAACACATAGAGAACTGTAGTATCGATtctgataaattttattgtaaaacatgtAATATATCATTGGCGAATATCATTTCTAAAATTGAACATGAAAAACATCATACtgattttagaattaatttgtCATTGTGTAGAATTGTTACTTTCAACCGAGAAGaagataaagtttttaataaaaatatatcaaggataaaatattacgttttatatCAATGTAGATATTGTCATGAGGTACTCGAAGGTAAACATTATTTCCTTAGCCATAAGTGTTACTGCCACaaatgtaaaaattgtaatatatgcGGATTACTTATAAATGAAAGAGATTACGTTaggcatttatttaaacataaagtaTTGAATAGTTTCAATAGAAAGGTTATGAAAGTCGTTTTGattggtaattatattttaaataagaatgaaaCAAGAACAAATAGCCTCATATCTAAATTCACCGGGATGGTATGCGATTATACGTTTTACAAATGCGTTAACTGTGACGTTTGCGTTAGAGATCAACGTAGTACAGTTCGACACTACTGTTTAATCGACGCTGCTAAATCCAAGTGTCCTCGTTGTGGCTTGAGTTTTGATGAAGGAAAATTTAAAGGTCATCTGAAATTGCATGATACCGATCCGGACTTTACAAAAGATACCATACTGATAAAAGAATTCGGATCTAATAAATCAACAATTGAAGAAAATTGTGTATTTGAGAACGTTAAAACTGAATCAAAAGATTTTCTAGTGAATGAAATAGTCGTCCCGAATAGCGATGTTGAACGCGCTAATGAAAGAAATGATTTAATTCCATCATCagaaataatagttaaaatttataaatgttattgcgGTCTACACTTTATAAACCAAATAGATGTAAGCGAGCATATTAAGAAGTGCTCTGGTCTTATTAAGAGTAAACAGAGTAAACAAGATTGTTTCAAGTGTGGACTTACATTTACTCagagtgttttatttaaacacttatTGGAACATCATGGAggtaaaaaaaagacatttcaatatgaaattattgtatGTTCAAATAATTTTCCACCTCTATTCTAG
- the LOC113392628 gene encoding exostosin-3, producing MFLHERICQWLGQLKLSRVIFMVSVILFIVPLVTHYYLSKYESTSMSLGSNSMRHTLEALGDLSTMNVVDLKIRIEEMLRIKASVSTELRELEERRGKLQKEAAAASAKADSVKAEYARATAELQRLRVSADQARLAQLEAIRRDSPELAPPTQILPVKPPSILPPISLSSEGHCRMHSCFDHSRCSLTSGFPIYFYDPDIHNPLASAEVDGFLKTTLRQTLTYNSHLTQNPNEACVYLVLVGEGFPLDKGPSSTADAFKLLLNETAIKSLPYWGGDGRNHILLNLARRELSVGSGDAFRTVSTGRAMIAQSTFTLQQFRPGFDIVMPPALGPPGGDVWADCAPLAPARRKYILSFQGSQTPAPPGMDKDDDKNLIESLQKAVKSAPSSDVFFLQFECDPPIERRAVIPIGDWALCGTDRSRRSILRDSTFGLILAPADSNYASTALLQARLYEALRSGAIPVVLGGDRIRLPYDEVLDWRRATILLPKARVTELHFLLRALSDADLLAFRRQGRVLWERYLSSVQASMDSLLATIRMRLNIPARPALAVTGSPAFNDSYYPPKLEPPAVDTEPEETLGPLEAPYPSPAYRRNYSLALLHGYELWNEWGEPFALYPQLPWDPPVTSEARFMGSAAGFRPIGAGAGGSGKEFSEALGGDRAREQFTIVILTYEREAVLAAALARLRGLPYLNKVVVVWNGVSAPTAAQPWPEAGAPVAVVRAPRNSLNNRFLPYHVIDTEAVLCVDDDAHLRHDEIVFAFRVWREHRDRIVGFPGRYHAWDLNFNNGFLYNSNYSCELSMVLTGAAFVHRYYLWAYWRALPAAVRDYVDEYMNCEDIAMNFLVAHLTRKPPVKVTSRWTFRCPGCPVTLSADETHFHERHKCIQFFSQVMGYTPLLSTQYRADSVLFKTRIPHDKQKCFKFI from the exons atgtttctaCACGAAAGAATTTGCCAATGGCTAGGTCAGTTAAAACTATCTCGAGTAATTTTTATGGTATCAGTGATATTATTTATCGTGCCTTTAGTAACTCACTACTATTTGTCTAAG TATGAATCAACATCCATGTCATTGGGTTCAAATAGCATGCGACACACTTTGGAAGCCCTCGGTGATTTATCTACAATGAATGTGGTTGATcttaaaataagaattgaaGAAATGTTGAGAATAAAG GCTTCGGTATCAACGGAGTTGCGAGAATTGGAGGAACGACGTGGAAAATTACAAAAAGAAGCTGCAGCAGCGAGTGCTAAAGCGGACAGCGTTAAGGCTGAGTACGCACGGGCAACGGCCGAACTGCAAAGGTTGCGTGTGTCAGCGGACCAAGCACGCCTTGCGCAGTTGGAAGCGATCCGACGGGATTCTCCTGAACTTGCTCCCCCTACACAAATTCTTCCCGTGAAGCCTCCGTCGATTCTACCGCCTATTAGTTTAAGTTCCGAAGGGCATTGTCGTATGCATTCCTGCTTTGATCATTCACGTTGTTCTTTAACGTCCGgttttccaatatatttttatgatcctGACATTCATAACCCGCTCGCTAGCGCTGAGGTCGACGGATTTCTGAAAACAACTTTACGTCAAACACTTACCTACAATTCACACCTAACGCAAAACCCTAATGAAGCATGTGTTTATCTCGTTCTTGTGGGAGAAGGTTTTCCGCTCGACAAAGGTCCCTC TTCTACAGCAGACGCATTTAAGCTGCTGTTGAATGAGACGGCTATTAAAAGCTTACCATATTGGGGAGGCGATGGTCGTAACCATATTTTACTAAACTTGGCGCGTCGTGAGTTATCCGTTGGGTCCGGCGATGCATTCCGTACCGTGTCGACGGGAAGAGCAATGATCGCCCAATCCACGTTTACTTTACAACAGTTTCGACCGGGTTTCGATATTGTAATGCCGCCGGCTCTCGGGCCTCCAGGAGGAGACGTGTGGGCCGATTGTGCTCCTTTAGCACCAGCGAGACGTAAATACATTCTGAG TTTTCAGGGCTCACAGACGCCAGCGCCGCCGGGAATGGATAAAGACGATGATAAAAATCTAATCGAATCTCTCCAAAAGGCAGTAAAATCGGCGCCATCTTCAGATGTATTCTTCTTACAATTTGAGTGTGATCCGCCCATAGAAAGGCGAGCAGTTATACCGATAGGGGATTGGGCGCTCTGCGGTACAGACCGCTCGCGACGATCCATTTTACGTGATTCTACATTTGGTTTGATACTTGCTCCTGCTGATAGCAATTATGCTTCAACAGCCCTTTTACAGGCGAGATTATATGAGGCGTTACGATCGGGTGCTATCCCGGTAGTCCTCGGTGGGGACCGGATTCGTCTTCCATATGACGAGGTACTAGATTGGCGAAGAGCGACCATATTGTTACCGAAGGCTCGAGTAACCGAGTTGCATTTCCTCCTCCGAGCGCTGTCTGATGCAGATTTACTGGCGTTTCGAAGACAGGGCCGTGTATTATGGGAGCGATATTTAAGTTCGGTGCAAGCAAGTATGGATTCATTACTTGCGACGATACGAATGCGCTTAAACATACCGGCACGCCCGGCGTTGGCCGTAACGGGTTCACCTGCCTTCAACGATTCGTACTATCCACCAAAACTTGAGCCGCCAGCCGTAGACACTGAGCCGGAAGAAACTCTCGGACCGTTAGAAGCGCCTTACCCCAGTCCAGCATATCGGAGAAACTACTCCCTGGCTCTGCTGCATGGATACGAGTTGTGGAACGAATGGGGTGAGCCGTTTGCTCTGTACCCACAGCTGCCATGGGACCCACCAGTGACGTCCGAAGCTAGGTTTATGGGTTCGGCGGCCGGGTTTAGACCCATCGGTGCTGGCGCAGGTGGTTCTGGCAAGGAGTTCAGTGAGGCTCTAGGTGGCGATCGTGCGAGAGAACAGTTTACAATAGTCATTTTGACTTATGAACGAGAAGCAGTCCTAGCTGCGGCTTTAGCAAGACTACGAGGCTTGCCGTATTTGAATAAG GTGGTGGTGGTGTGGAACGGCGTGAGCGCGCCGACGGCGGCGCAGCCGTGGCCCGAGGCGGGCGCGCCGGTGGCCGTGGTGCGCGCGCCGCGCAACTCGCTCAACAACCGCTTCCTGCCCTACCACGTCATCGACACCGAGGCCGTGCTCTGCGTCGACGACGACGCGCATCTGCGCCACGACGAGATCGTCTTCGCGTTCAG agTATGGCGTGAACATCGAGACCGCATAGTTGGCTTTCCTGGGAGATATCATGCCTGGGatcttaatttcaataatggcttcctttacaattcaaattacag CTGCGAGCTGAGCATGGTGCTGACGGGCGCGGCCTTCGTGCACCGCTACTACCTGTGGGCCTACTGGCGCGCGCTGCCGGCCGCCGTGCGCGACTACGTGGACGAGTACATGAACTGCGAGGACATCGCCATGAACTTCCTCGTCGCGCACCTCACCAGGAAGCCGCCCGTCAAG GTGACGTCTCGCTGGACGTTCCGCTGCCCGGGCTGTCCCGTCACGCTGTCTGCTGATGAAACACATTTCCATGAAAGGCATAAATGTATACAGTTTTTCTCACAG GTGATGGGCTACACGCCTCTACTATCGACGCAGTATCGCGCTGATTCCGTGCTATTTAAAACGAGAATACCTCACGATAAacagaaatgttttaaatttatataa